Proteins from a single region of Gimesia sp.:
- a CDS encoding quinol:cytochrome C oxidoreductase — MQTSHDADKKITVQTLDELGPLPLKIALGCSVLLPVAFVLGLVFNHGWDLFAFSYLQSTFFCLSISLGALFFVMIQQLTRAGWSVVLRRISEFLSLGVIPMAVLVLPIVLLSLTGNDTLYKWASAENVAQDTLLQHKAPYLNNGFFAIRYVIYFASWIFLARFFLNKSLAQDESGDPELTLLMERRSGPAILLYAFTLTFAAFDFIMSLDAHWFSTIFGVYYFAAGLVGFFSVLAISLVFLRSKGLLNELVTVEHLHDVGKLLFAFNCFWAYIAISQYLLIWYANIPEETTFFLPRQTNGWGTVSLMLVIGHFAIPFVFFMSRWMKRNPKTLCFWAVYLLIMNWVDIFWLVMPNLAFDGMDPAVSFPMILINVCCTIGVGGIFVATILKLSAGKSIMPVRDPRLEESLEFHNI, encoded by the coding sequence ATGCAAACCTCACACGACGCTGACAAAAAGATTACTGTGCAAACCCTGGATGAACTGGGGCCGCTTCCATTGAAGATCGCTCTGGGCTGCTCTGTCCTGCTGCCGGTAGCGTTCGTATTGGGGCTGGTCTTCAATCACGGTTGGGATCTGTTTGCTTTCTCTTACCTGCAGAGCACATTCTTTTGCCTGAGTATTTCACTGGGCGCGCTGTTCTTCGTGATGATTCAGCAGCTGACCCGGGCCGGTTGGAGTGTGGTCCTGCGGCGTATTTCGGAATTTCTCTCCCTGGGTGTGATTCCGATGGCTGTTCTGGTCCTGCCGATCGTGCTGCTGTCTCTGACTGGCAACGATACGCTTTACAAGTGGGCCAGTGCAGAGAACGTAGCTCAAGATACTCTACTACAGCATAAAGCGCCTTACCTGAATAACGGCTTCTTTGCGATTCGCTATGTGATTTACTTCGCTTCCTGGATTTTTCTGGCCCGGTTCTTCCTGAACAAATCGCTGGCACAGGATGAATCTGGTGATCCGGAACTGACGCTGCTCATGGAGCGTCGCAGTGGTCCCGCAATCCTGCTGTATGCGTTCACGCTGACCTTTGCCGCCTTCGACTTCATCATGTCGCTGGACGCTCACTGGTTCAGTACGATCTTCGGCGTCTACTACTTCGCCGCTGGTCTGGTCGGGTTCTTCAGTGTGCTGGCCATCAGTCTGGTCTTCCTGCGTAGCAAAGGGTTACTCAACGAACTTGTGACCGTCGAACACCTGCACGATGTTGGTAAGCTGCTGTTTGCCTTCAACTGCTTCTGGGCTTACATCGCGATTTCCCAGTACCTGTTGATCTGGTATGCGAATATTCCTGAAGAAACCACCTTCTTCCTGCCCCGTCAGACAAATGGCTGGGGAACTGTATCGCTGATGCTGGTCATCGGACACTTTGCAATTCCTTTTGTCTTCTTCATGTCACGCTGGATGAAGCGAAACCCCAAGACTCTCTGTTTCTGGGCCGTTTACCTGCTGATCATGAACTGGGTTGATATCTTCTGGCTCGTGATGCCTAACCTGGCCTTTGATGGAATGGATCCGGCAGTCTCGTTCCCGATGATCCTGATCAACGTCTGTTGTACAATTGGAGTCGGCGGAATCTTTGTGGCGACCATTCTGAAGCTGTCCGCTGGCAAATCAATCATGCCGGTTCGTGACCCGCGTCTGGAAGAATCGCTCGAGTTTCATAACATTTAA
- a CDS encoding quinol:electron acceptor oxidoreductase subunit ActD, giving the protein MSMNKEIMATTIEHPAENKVEPELLGLLAEFNDPESLMEASRKVRDAGYNRWDTHTPFPVHGIDEAMGIKYTILPWIVAACGLTGGTIAISMQYWMNAVDYPFLISGKPLFSIPACIPIMFELSVLLAAFGAFFGMLGLNQLPKLYNPIFKSDAFRRATNDRFFLSMDASDPKFSEIDTGEFVKSLNPNHMEEFWSDVESPKLPRNLKLGLSLFGVLMLMPIALVAYKRSTVTDNPRIHIIPDMDFQPKLKTQNTTNIFGDGREMRPHIPGTIPRGQYKDDNIPFFYGLKVLPEDQDVITIAAQDEAKADEEKPAEAKPAEGANADAQAAAEDKLANLPWVTEFPIPVTDKMMARGKERYQIYCSVCHGLGGEGDGLVTLRAMDLQQGTWVRPASYHTDNVRKQPVGRLFHTITNGVRKMPAYGPQIPPEDRWAIVLYLKALQKSHQVDADTLTNDEKRKLRDTK; this is encoded by the coding sequence ATGAGTATGAATAAAGAAATTATGGCGACCACGATCGAACATCCAGCTGAGAACAAAGTAGAACCCGAACTCCTGGGGTTGCTGGCCGAGTTCAATGATCCGGAATCCTTGATGGAAGCATCCCGGAAGGTGCGCGATGCCGGCTACAATCGCTGGGATACCCATACCCCGTTCCCGGTTCACGGGATCGACGAAGCCATGGGCATCAAATACACGATTCTGCCCTGGATCGTGGCTGCCTGTGGTCTGACCGGCGGTACCATTGCGATCAGCATGCAGTACTGGATGAACGCCGTTGATTACCCGTTCCTGATCAGTGGTAAGCCGCTCTTCAGTATTCCGGCCTGTATTCCGATCATGTTCGAACTCTCGGTTCTGCTGGCTGCCTTCGGTGCCTTCTTCGGTATGCTCGGCCTGAACCAGCTGCCCAAACTCTACAACCCGATTTTCAAATCGGATGCCTTCCGTCGTGCAACCAACGACCGCTTCTTCCTGAGTATGGATGCCAGCGATCCCAAGTTCTCCGAAATCGATACCGGGGAATTCGTGAAGTCGCTCAATCCTAACCATATGGAAGAATTCTGGTCAGATGTCGAATCACCGAAACTGCCGCGGAATTTGAAACTGGGCCTGAGCCTGTTTGGCGTCCTGATGCTGATGCCGATCGCCCTGGTTGCCTACAAACGGTCCACTGTGACCGATAATCCGCGGATCCATATCATCCCCGATATGGACTTCCAGCCCAAACTGAAAACACAGAATACCACGAATATCTTCGGCGACGGACGTGAAATGCGTCCGCACATCCCCGGTACGATTCCCCGTGGTCAGTATAAAGATGACAATATTCCCTTCTTCTACGGTCTGAAAGTTCTGCCGGAAGATCAGGATGTGATTACAATCGCCGCCCAGGACGAAGCGAAAGCCGATGAAGAGAAACCGGCTGAAGCAAAACCAGCAGAAGGAGCTAATGCAGACGCTCAGGCAGCAGCAGAAGACAAACTGGCTAACCTGCCATGGGTTACCGAGTTTCCGATCCCCGTCACCGATAAGATGATGGCTCGGGGTAAAGAACGCTACCAGATTTACTGTTCAGTCTGTCACGGTCTGGGTGGGGAAGGTGATGGTCTGGTGACCCTGCGAGCCATGGATCTGCAGCAGGGAACCTGGGTACGCCCGGCTTCTTACCATACCGACAATGTTCGTAAACAGCCTGTGGGACGCCTGTTCCACACGATCACCAACGGTGTTCGCAAAATGCCTGCCTACGGGCCGCAGATTCCGCCGGAAGATCGCTGGGCGATTGTGCTCTATCTGAAGGCCCTGCAGAAGAGCCATCAGGTCGACGCAGATACCCTGACAAATGATGAAAAACGAAAACTTCGGGACACCAAATAA
- the nrfD gene encoding NrfD/PsrC family molybdoenzyme membrane anchor subunit, with product MASVASEPIDTTTEVPGKRTPLVTGAHDYGTITDAVCRLAECKAPLSWYVALAASAALMGMLFGLVGYLIITGVGVWGNRSPVFWGWPIVNFVFWVGIGHAGTLISAILFLFRQDWRTGINRAAEAMTIFAVVCAGLFPGIHIGRVWLAYWLFPIPNQMAMWPNFRSPLLWDVFAVSTYATVSLLFWYMGMIPDLATLRDRAKNKIAQFGYGLFSLGWNGSSRHWHRYERAYLLLAALATPLVLSVHTIVSFDFAVSQLPGWHTTIFPPYFVAGAVFSGFAMVLTLMIPVRSICGIKDLLTDRHLENMTKVIIATGTMVGYAYAMEFFIAWYGGNRYETFAFINRAFGPYAWAYWIMVSCNVISPQLFWIKKIRTTPWMIFVVCIFVNIGMWFERFVITVTSLSRDFLPSSWGYFKPTIVDVLMLIGSFGLFMTLFLLFCKFLPMVAMAEVKSVYHEPHGHGDYQPEIKD from the coding sequence ATGGCTTCAGTAGCATCCGAGCCAATTGACACAACAACGGAAGTTCCCGGCAAACGTACTCCGCTCGTCACCGGTGCACATGATTACGGAACCATCACGGATGCCGTCTGTCGGCTGGCCGAGTGTAAGGCTCCCCTCAGCTGGTACGTGGCACTGGCCGCTTCCGCCGCGCTGATGGGTATGCTGTTTGGGCTGGTGGGATACCTGATCATCACCGGTGTTGGTGTCTGGGGTAACCGCAGTCCTGTCTTCTGGGGCTGGCCGATCGTGAACTTCGTGTTCTGGGTCGGTATTGGTCACGCTGGTACGCTGATTTCCGCGATTCTGTTCCTCTTCCGGCAGGACTGGCGTACCGGGATCAACCGTGCTGCCGAAGCGATGACGATTTTCGCTGTGGTCTGTGCGGGTCTGTTCCCCGGGATTCACATCGGTCGTGTCTGGCTGGCTTACTGGCTCTTCCCGATTCCGAACCAGATGGCCATGTGGCCGAACTTCCGCAGCCCGCTGCTGTGGGACGTGTTCGCGGTTTCTACTTACGCTACCGTGTCGCTGCTGTTCTGGTACATGGGGATGATCCCCGACCTGGCCACCCTGCGTGACCGGGCCAAAAATAAAATTGCTCAGTTCGGTTACGGACTGTTTTCTCTCGGCTGGAACGGTTCTTCCCGTCACTGGCACCGCTACGAGCGGGCTTACCTGCTCCTGGCTGCTCTGGCAACGCCGCTGGTGCTCAGTGTGCATACCATCGTGAGTTTCGACTTTGCCGTTTCGCAGTTGCCCGGTTGGCATACCACGATCTTCCCGCCTTACTTCGTCGCGGGTGCGGTCTTCAGTGGTTTCGCCATGGTGCTGACACTGATGATTCCCGTACGATCCATCTGCGGAATCAAAGACTTGCTGACCGACCGTCACCTGGAAAACATGACCAAGGTGATCATCGCCACCGGAACCATGGTCGGTTATGCCTACGCCATGGAATTCTTCATCGCCTGGTACGGCGGTAACCGCTATGAAACATTCGCTTTCATCAACCGTGCATTCGGTCCCTACGCCTGGGCTTACTGGATCATGGTTTCCTGTAACGTAATCAGCCCGCAGCTGTTCTGGATTAAGAAAATCCGTACAACGCCGTGGATGATTTTTGTGGTCTGTATTTTTGTGAATATCGGTATGTGGTTCGAACGTTTCGTGATTACCGTCACCTCACTGAGCCGCGACTTCCTGCCTTCCAGCTGGGGTTACTTCAAACCGACTATTGTTGACGTGTTAATGTTGATCGGAAGTTTCGGTCTGTTCATGACGCTGTTCCTGCTCTTCTGTAAATTCCTGCCGATGGTGGCGATGGCAGAAGTCAAAAGTGTTTATCATGAACCCCACGGTCATGGCGATTATCAGCCAGAGATCAAAGACTAG
- a CDS encoding TAT-variant-translocated molybdopterin oxidoreductase — protein MDKKYWRSLGELHSTPEFEEILHREFPVAASEYPEGVSRRRWMQIMGASVALASVSGCRWEDEKISPSVSRPEGMIPGEPQKYATFVELGGQAQSLLVTSYDGRPIKVEGNPDSAQNRGSSTAQAQSETLSLYDPDRAVGVIERQDGNRYVRDWQAFLAYSDKVLGQARENGGARLRVLADLSTSVTRKGLQDKFAAMYPQARWFDYGAGNRDNAYAGSRLAFGEVVRPHFDLKKANIIVCLDEDLLSEHPAGMLHTREWAARRDPAAGPMNRLYVVESRYTTTGVAADHRLPTRSVDLGAFLSKLESQVQARVDGKKPEAASEEYADKVLAAMAEDLVANQGSSLVAIGENQPAELHARVHKLNEQLGNVGETVKYTQEPLATELPSVEALRTLTEEMQSGAVETLVILGGNPAYNAPGDIDFVSALSKVPNAIHLGEYEDETSLLCHWHLPKTHPFEQWGDSRAYDGTLCVGQPLIEPLHDGKSEVELLAILCGDKHPVALDLVKEAVKGSLDSMAVNASWRRSVHDGFVKGTSLPAVSPKVKDLPAAKAVETSDEDLELVFYLSPKLYDGRFANSGWLQETPDSLSKITWDNAALIAPKTADDLGVKFGSVVKLILDGKSLELPVYVMPGQAPNSVAVALGYGRTAAGLVGGDVARDVKPVGENVAALQAKGAMNFKTGLKVEDTGKEYELAVTQDHHAIDTVGGNEVLGRVGQLVREGTLGEWEKYPDFAEHRTHHPPLKSPWEELSYDGHAWGMSIDLSKCVGCNACTVACQAENNVPVVGREQVINSREMHWMRIDRYFTGDDVNNPGVATQPMLCQQCELAPCEQVCPVAATVHTDEGLNDMVYNRCVGTRYCANNCPYKVRRFNYFNFNKVYEEPRGKLQALVLNPEVTVRHRGVMEKCTYCVQRIKAVQIEAKNEQRPIKDGEIVTACQQACSAKAIEFGDLNNENSRVAKAHANPRTYTALSELNVKPRTSYMARISNPHPSLAPPVPEPHGHGHGEQHAEADGHGDHEHDEKHEKSEKH, from the coding sequence GTGGATAAAAAGTATTGGCGAAGTCTGGGTGAGTTGCATTCCACGCCGGAATTTGAAGAGATCTTGCATCGCGAGTTTCCCGTGGCCGCTTCGGAGTATCCGGAAGGTGTTTCGCGGCGTCGCTGGATGCAGATCATGGGTGCTTCCGTTGCTCTGGCCAGTGTGTCAGGGTGTCGCTGGGAAGATGAGAAGATTTCACCGAGCGTGTCTCGTCCCGAAGGGATGATTCCCGGTGAGCCTCAGAAATACGCGACCTTTGTTGAACTGGGTGGGCAGGCTCAAAGTCTGCTGGTCACCAGCTACGACGGGCGCCCGATCAAAGTCGAAGGGAATCCCGATTCGGCTCAAAACCGTGGTTCTTCCACGGCGCAGGCACAGTCAGAAACTCTGTCCCTGTACGATCCCGATCGTGCGGTCGGCGTGATTGAGCGTCAGGACGGAAATCGCTATGTCCGTGACTGGCAGGCGTTTCTGGCATATTCAGATAAAGTGCTGGGTCAGGCACGCGAGAACGGTGGGGCCAGGCTGCGAGTGCTCGCCGATCTCAGTACTTCTGTAACCCGAAAGGGGTTGCAGGACAAATTCGCAGCCATGTATCCCCAGGCGCGCTGGTTCGATTACGGAGCCGGTAACCGGGATAATGCTTACGCCGGTTCCCGTCTGGCGTTCGGCGAAGTTGTTCGGCCTCACTTCGATCTGAAAAAGGCGAATATCATTGTCTGTCTGGATGAAGATCTGCTGTCAGAGCATCCCGCCGGCATGCTGCACACCCGCGAGTGGGCCGCCCGTCGTGATCCCGCCGCTGGTCCGATGAACCGTCTCTACGTGGTTGAAAGCCGTTACACCACAACTGGTGTGGCAGCCGACCATCGTCTCCCAACTCGTTCGGTCGATCTGGGAGCGTTTCTGTCGAAGCTGGAATCTCAGGTTCAGGCACGTGTCGATGGGAAGAAGCCGGAAGCAGCCAGCGAAGAATACGCTGACAAAGTTCTCGCTGCGATGGCGGAAGACCTGGTGGCCAATCAGGGTTCCAGCCTGGTCGCGATCGGCGAGAATCAGCCCGCTGAATTGCACGCCCGCGTCCATAAGCTGAATGAGCAGTTGGGCAACGTTGGCGAGACGGTCAAGTACACGCAGGAGCCGCTGGCAACGGAACTTCCTTCTGTTGAAGCACTGCGGACGCTGACGGAAGAAATGCAGTCTGGTGCCGTCGAAACCCTGGTCATTCTGGGCGGAAATCCCGCTTACAATGCTCCTGGCGACATCGACTTTGTCTCTGCTCTCTCCAAGGTGCCGAACGCGATTCACCTGGGTGAGTACGAAGACGAAACTTCACTGCTCTGTCACTGGCACCTGCCCAAAACGCATCCGTTCGAACAGTGGGGTGATTCCCGGGCTTACGACGGAACTCTGTGCGTGGGGCAGCCACTGATTGAGCCTCTGCACGACGGGAAGTCAGAAGTCGAACTGCTGGCAATTCTGTGCGGCGACAAGCATCCGGTTGCTCTGGATCTGGTGAAAGAAGCCGTTAAGGGCTCGCTGGATTCCATGGCTGTCAACGCTTCCTGGCGTCGCTCGGTGCACGATGGTTTCGTGAAAGGCACATCGCTGCCTGCAGTCTCTCCCAAAGTGAAAGACCTGCCCGCTGCCAAGGCTGTTGAAACTTCCGACGAAGATCTGGAGCTGGTCTTCTATCTCAGCCCGAAACTGTATGACGGTCGCTTCGCCAACAGTGGCTGGTTGCAGGAAACTCCCGACAGCCTGAGCAAGATTACCTGGGACAACGCAGCCCTGATTGCTCCGAAGACCGCCGATGACCTGGGCGTCAAATTCGGTTCTGTCGTCAAGCTGATCCTGGATGGAAAGTCACTGGAGCTGCCCGTTTACGTGATGCCTGGTCAGGCTCCGAATTCGGTTGCCGTCGCTCTGGGCTACGGTCGTACCGCCGCCGGTCTGGTTGGCGGAGATGTCGCTCGCGATGTGAAACCTGTTGGTGAGAACGTGGCTGCACTGCAGGCTAAGGGCGCGATGAACTTCAAGACCGGTCTGAAAGTCGAAGACACCGGTAAGGAGTACGAGCTCGCTGTCACCCAGGATCACCATGCCATCGACACCGTTGGCGGCAACGAAGTCCTGGGCCGCGTCGGTCAGTTGGTCCGGGAAGGTACTCTGGGCGAGTGGGAAAAATATCCCGACTTCGCCGAACATCGGACACACCATCCGCCTCTCAAGTCACCCTGGGAAGAACTGTCTTACGACGGTCACGCCTGGGGGATGTCGATCGACCTCTCCAAGTGCGTGGGCTGTAATGCCTGTACCGTCGCCTGTCAGGCAGAGAACAACGTTCCGGTCGTCGGTCGTGAACAGGTCATCAACAGCCGCGAAATGCACTGGATGCGAATCGATCGCTACTTCACCGGTGACGACGTCAACAATCCCGGCGTAGCGACTCAGCCGATGCTCTGTCAGCAGTGCGAACTGGCACCCTGTGAGCAGGTTTGTCCGGTCGCTGCGACCGTGCACACCGACGAAGGTCTGAACGACATGGTTTACAACCGCTGTGTCGGTACCCGTTACTGTGCGAACAACTGTCCTTACAAAGTACGTCGCTTCAACTACTTCAACTTCAACAAGGTTTACGAAGAGCCACGCGGCAAGCTGCAGGCCCTGGTGCTGAATCCGGAAGTCACGGTACGTCATCGTGGTGTAATGGAAAAATGTACTTACTGTGTGCAGCGAATCAAAGCCGTTCAGATCGAAGCCAAGAACGAACAGCGGCCGATCAAAGATGGCGAAATCGTCACCGCCTGCCAGCAGGCCTGTTCTGCCAAGGCGATTGAGTTTGGCGACCTGAATAACGAAAACAGCCGCGTTGCCAAGGCCCATGCAAATCCGCGGACCTACACGGCACTCTCGGAACTGAATGTCAAACCTCGTACTTCTTACATGGCCCGGATTTCGAATCCACATCCGTCACTGGCACCTCCGGTTCCGGAACCTCATGGTCACGGTCATGGCGAACAGCATGCTGAAGCCGACGGTCACGGCGATCATGAACATGATGAGAAGCACGAAAAGAGTGAGAAACATTAA